The following coding sequences lie in one Spinacia oleracea cultivar Varoflay chromosome 1, BTI_SOV_V1, whole genome shotgun sequence genomic window:
- the LOC130464747 gene encoding uncharacterized protein, which translates to MDVPVLNNEHDPEIVQIELEDIQEEISYWESAILCYVLGANPPQNVMEGFVRRIWGKLGVDKVALVGRGMFLVRFTTMENCQKVINGGFQFFDGKPVILKPWNADMDISKDPVKKLPIWIQLPNLEVKYWGEKSLSKIVSQIGTMIKVDQATHNRDKLMFAKVLVEVNIDQQFPEVIRFRSEIGRMIEQRVIYDWLPISCSICKGMGHTSNACTRRAALATQRVWRPKAIQPVAHLVAQPVTHPMTQPVSVCETQTMIDTTPRGITQAARFSKQKNQQLKPVYTANKYQLLSEVDVEYDNGEIPNGEENQFQRSPVGRGVAAPKPNG; encoded by the coding sequence ATGGATGTGCCTGTATTGAACAATGAACATGACCCTGAAATTGTACAAATTGAATTAGAGGACATTCAAGAGGAGATTTCTTACTGGGAATCTGCGATTCTTTGTTATGTTCTTGGGGCAAACCCACCCCAAAATGTTATGGAGGGGTTTGTTAGACGAATCTGGGGGAAGCTTGGGGTGGACAAGGTAGCCCTGGTAGGACGAGGCATGTTTTTAGTAAGGTTTACTACGATGGAGAATTGTCAGAAGGTGATCAATGGGGGATTTCAGTTTTTTGATGGAAAACCTGTCATCTTGAAACCATGGAATGCTGATATGGACATTTCTAAGGACCCTGTTAAGAAATTACCAATCTGGATCCAACTTCCTAATCTTGAGGTTAAGTATTGGGGAGAGAAGAGTCTGTCGAAAATTGTTAGCCAGATTGGGACAATGATCAAGGTGGATCAGGCTACCCACAACAGGGATAAACTTATGTTTGCCAAGGTGTTAGTGGAAGTGAATATTGATCAACAATTCCCTGAAGTAATTAGGTTCAGAAGTGAGATTGGGAGGATGATTGAACAAAGGGTGATCTATGATTGGCTGCCTATTTCTTGTTCCATTTGCAAAGGAATGGGACATACTAGTAATGCTTGTACCAGGAGAGCCGCATTGGCAACACAGAGAGTTTGGAGACCCAAAGCTATCCAACCTGTGGCACATCTTGTAGCACAACCTGTGACACACCCTATGACACAACCAGTATCTGTGTGTGAAACACAAACTATGATAGACACCACCCCAAGGGGGATCACACAAGCAGCTAGGTTCAGCAAACAAAAGAATCAGCAGCTGAAACCAGTCTATACTGCAAACAAGTATCAGTTACTTTCTGAAGTAGATGTGGAATATGACAATGGAGAAATTCCTAATGGTGAAGAGAATCAGTTTCAAAGAAGTCCAGTAGGTAGGGGGGTGGCAGCCCCTAAGCCTAATGGATAG